One genomic segment of Ctenopharyngodon idella isolate HZGC_01 chromosome 7, HZGC01, whole genome shotgun sequence includes these proteins:
- the LOC127515302 gene encoding uncharacterized protein LOC127515302 produces the protein MNIFQESCRFILGVLLVFFLQGSCTDQVVEVHKAVGDSLDLIAGYPKENLEVQWKYKDIEIAEYDKNEIKKLKSQYYERLEMNADNISITVKDLKLQDSGLFSIVAKTNSTQHPSKFINLHVHDLIRDVQIESNDSWLSSKNICMFHLWCQASGDPNPSYSWSGDPVKTGPNLNISLHLAESATLNCTANNTVSVKHTTKTVECRGEHEYSRFCVRMLNS, from the exons ATGAACATCTTTCAAGAGTCCTGCCGCTTCATTTTAGGTGTTCTCCTGGTTTTCTTTCTCCAGG GGTCATGTACTGATCAAGTTGTTGAGGTGCACAAAGCTGTCGGAGACTCGCTGGATTTAATTGCTGGTTACCCAAAAGAAAATCTTGAAGTACAGTGGAAATATAAGGATATTGAAATTGCTGAGTATGATAAAAATGAGATCAAAAAACTGAAATCTCAATATTATGAAAGGTTAGAGATGAATGCGGACAATATTAGTATAACAGTTAAAGATCTGAAACTCCAGGATTCTGGACTCTTCTCTATTGTTGCAAAAACAAACTCTACTCAACATCCATCAAAATTCATAAACCTACATGTTCATG ATCTCATCAGAGATGTACAGATTGAGTCCAATGATTCCTGGCTGTCGTCAAAAAACATCTGCATGTTTCATCTTTGGTGTCAGGCATCCGGCGATCCGAATCCCTCCTACAGCTGGAGCGGCGATCCGGTCAAGACTGGACCAAACCTGAATATCAGCCTCCATCTAGCAGAGAGCGCTACACTCAACTGCACCGCCAACAACACCGTCAGCGTCAAGCATACTACTAAGACTGTAGAGTGTAGAGGGGAACATGAGTATTCAAGGTTCTGTGTAAGAATGCTGAATTCTTAA